A genomic window from Silene latifolia isolate original U9 population chromosome 11, ASM4854445v1, whole genome shotgun sequence includes:
- the LOC141613286 gene encoding uncharacterized protein LOC141613286: MGRGAGREKRWSKPEVGVVKLNVDADTKEGWGTGLGAVCRDSRGEVQWGFTEVSLVVMEPREAEALAVLEGVKEAAKKEISKIVVESDCKGLMDALKAKEQGRSDFHLIVADI; encoded by the coding sequence ATGGGAAGGGGGGCAGGAAGGGAGAAACGATGGTCCAAGCCGGAGGTTGGAGTGGTGAAGCTAAATGTGGATGCGGACACAAAGGAAGGTTGGGGTACGGGGTTGGGGGCAGTGTGCAGGGACAGTAGAGGAGAAGTGCAATGGGGGTTCACGGAGGTCAGTTTGGTGGTCATGGAGCCAAGGGAGGCGGAGGCCTTAGCAGTTCTTGAAGGCGTAAAGGAGGCGGCCAAGAAGGAGATCTCGAAGATTGTTGTCGAGAGCGACTGTAAAGGACTCATGGACGCGTTGAAGGCTAAGGAACAAGGAAGAAGTGATTTTCATTTGATTGTTGCGGACATTTAA